The window CGGTTCATGCACTCTGCTACGTGCCCCACGAGCGTGGCTATCGACCCTTCGAATGGTGGCCGTTGATGCTACGCGACGACGCATCCGAGTGCTTCGAGTTTCTGCGTCGCGGCCGGGACGTCATCTTCTTTCACGAGGACGTGGTCCGTCGAGTACGCGGAGATGGCGAATATCGAGATGTCCTCCTCGGCGAGTGCGGTTGCGACAGCGGCCAAGAAGCCGACGAGTTCGAACGGGAGGACCATCTCGAAGGTGAGGCGTTTCCACCCGCCTTCGGATTCGACGATGTTCGCCTCGTCCACGGTTCCCTCTTCGGCGACGACTGTCGTCTCGGCCCCATCTTGTATCGTCGCAAAGGCGTCCGGGTCGCCGCGTTCGGCCTTGACGACGGTGTACGTCGCCTTGGAGACGGTGACCGTGCCGTCTTCGAAGAAGTCGGTTGGGTCCATGTCGGAGACCCCGCGGTCGAGGAGGGTAAACGTGGTGTTCAACCGTGCTCGTCGGCGTCTCTCGTCTCGCTCACGCTCGACAACCCACCGGAAATCAGAGATTTCCATCCTTCACCTCGCTTCGCTCGGTGACCCTCCGAGAATCAAAGATTCACGTTCTTTGTCTCGCTTCGCTCGACAAACCACCGTCGGACGCTTCGCGCCCGACGAGGCACGCTTCGCTCACTCCGTTCGCTCAGCGAACTTCTGAAAATCGAAGATTTTCAACGTACGCCTCACTAGCGTTCGGCGTACCACGTCGCAAACTTCGCCAACGCCCGCCCACGGTGTGAGATACCGTTCTTCTCGGATGCCGTCATCTCGGCGAACGTCTTGCCGTCGTGTTCGAAGATGGGGTCGTAGCCGAACCCGCCGTCACCGCGCGGCGGGACGATGCGACCGTTGACGACGCCCTCGAACAGTTTCACGGGGAGCGCTTCGGTCTCTTCTGCGTTCTGTTCGGCACCGTGGGCGGCGGCGACGGTTCGGTCGTCGCGGTCGATGGGGTCGGGACTCGCCTCGAACGGGTCGCCGTCACAGTACGCGAGGATGCATCGGAACGACGCCCGTCGGGGTTCGTCGAGTTCCGCGGCGGCGAGTCGATAGACCGTCTCGACGCCGAGGGTGTCTTCGACGTACGCGGAGTACGGGCCGGGGAACCCCTCGAACCCGTCGATGAAGAGGCCGGCGTCGTCGACCAGCACTGGTTCGCCGGCGTAGCGGTAGGCCTCGCGGGCACCGTGCGCGGCGATGGGACCGAGTTCGGAAGCCTGCACCTCGGTGTAGTCGAAGTCGAGTTGCGTGACGTCGTCGTCGAGATAGTCGAGGGCCTCGCGGACCTTGCCCTCGTTCGTGGTGACGTACCGGAGCATACCCGCCCATCTGCAGGCGGGCGTCGAAAAGTCGTCGGTGTGTCGCCGGCGTTAGTCGACGATGACTTCGACCGGACCGTCGTCGGCCGCTGCTGCGTCTTCCTTCTTCTCGCGGCTCTGACGCTCGTTCCAGAGGAGGCCGCCGACGACGACGAGGGCGACCCACGAGCGCCAATTCGCGAGGTTTAGCGTGTAGCCGATGCCGAAGGGCTTCTCGACGAGCATGCCCTTGCCGGGTTGCCAGTACGACGACAGGAGACGCCCTGCGCTCGGACGTTCGAAGTTGTAGGGGATGCC is drawn from Haloferax litoreum and contains these coding sequences:
- a CDS encoding DUF5808 domain-containing protein, with translation MVDKPQSGTLFGIPYNFERPSAGRLLSSYWQPGKGMLVEKPFGIGYTLNLANWRSWVALVVVGGLLWNERQSREKKEDAAAADDGPVEVIVD
- a CDS encoding ACT domain-containing protein; protein product: MDPTDFFEDGTVTVSKATYTVVKAERGDPDAFATIQDGAETTVVAEEGTVDEANIVESEGGWKRLTFEMVLPFELVGFLAAVATALAEEDISIFAISAYSTDHVLVKEDDVPAATQKLEALGCVVA
- a CDS encoding non-canonical purine NTP pyrophosphatase; amino-acid sequence: MLRYVTTNEGKVREALDYLDDDVTQLDFDYTEVQASELGPIAAHGAREAYRYAGEPVLVDDAGLFIDGFEGFPGPYSAYVEDTLGVETVYRLAAAELDEPRRASFRCILAYCDGDPFEASPDPIDRDDRTVAAAHGAEQNAEETEALPVKLFEGVVNGRIVPPRGDGGFGYDPIFEHDGKTFAEMTASEKNGISHRGRALAKFATWYAER